In a genomic window of Asticcacaulis sp.:
- a CDS encoding DNA methyltransferase, translated as MYDAQEEFAFDRESGEEVPAVSGVYNLVRANSLEWMRSQPANSVHAIVTDPPYGLKEYTDKETTKLRNGNKGGVWRIPPTLGGAQRAPLPRFTVLTETDQRQLREFFADFAGAARHILVPGGHIIVAANPLLSHVLFMPLVEAGFEKRGEIIRLVQTLRGGDRPKGAEKDFPDVSVMPKSQWEPWGLFRKPCEGRVHENLRKWGTGGLRRISHDLPFGDVIKSAPTRSEERSLSNHPSLKPQALMRQLVRASLPLGTGVVLDPFMGGGSTIAAALSVGYQSIGVERDKQYFDIAQAGIPKLARLRV; from the coding sequence GTGTACGACGCACAAGAGGAATTTGCCTTCGACCGCGAAAGCGGTGAGGAGGTCCCCGCCGTTAGCGGCGTGTATAATCTCGTGCGCGCAAACTCACTTGAATGGATGAGGTCGCAGCCTGCGAACTCGGTCCACGCCATTGTCACAGACCCGCCCTACGGACTGAAAGAATATACGGATAAAGAGACGACAAAGCTGCGTAACGGGAACAAAGGCGGTGTGTGGCGTATTCCCCCGACGCTTGGGGGCGCCCAACGTGCCCCTCTACCTCGCTTCACCGTTCTAACCGAAACAGACCAGCGCCAATTAAGGGAATTTTTCGCAGACTTCGCCGGAGCGGCCCGCCATATCTTGGTGCCGGGTGGACATATCATCGTAGCGGCAAACCCGCTTTTGTCTCACGTTCTCTTCATGCCTCTAGTAGAGGCGGGATTTGAGAAGCGTGGGGAGATTATTCGCCTAGTGCAAACTCTACGGGGCGGCGACCGTCCAAAGGGGGCCGAAAAGGACTTCCCTGATGTATCGGTAATGCCCAAGTCGCAGTGGGAGCCCTGGGGACTTTTCCGCAAGCCTTGTGAAGGCAGGGTGCATGAAAATCTTCGCAAATGGGGTACTGGTGGTTTGCGTCGTATCTCGCACGACCTGCCTTTCGGTGATGTAATCAAGTCGGCTCCGACCCGTTCTGAAGAGCGCAGCCTCTCCAACCACCCTTCCCTCAAACCACAAGCGCTTATGCGTCAGTTGGTGCGCGCGTCTTTGCCGCTTGGCACTGGCGTGGTACTTGATCCATTCATGGGTGGTGGTTCGACCATAGCGGCCGCCCTCTCGGTGGGCTATCAAAGCATCGGCGTCGAACGCGATAAGCAATACTTTGATATTGCCCAAGCGGGCATTCCAAAACTGGCGCGTCTTAGAGTCTAA
- a CDS encoding hemolysin family protein encodes MLLFAGAVVLLLVVLNGIFSMSELAVVSSKRPKLQSRAERGDKGAAEALKLANDPNRFLSAVQVGITLIGILAGAYGQATVAGELDKLINTIPLLMPYSEAISTGIVVVVLTYLSLIVGELVPKRLAMLFPERIAGVVARPLNLMSLVLGPFVSLLTGSTSLVLKLMGIRDEKGEAITQEEVETTLAEGMGAGLIEPGEKQMMTEVMRLGDRTVRVAMTPRTEVYRVSIDEADVISQIRDCPYSRFVVVRGQDMEEPVGVAHKRDIADALLADKPLDLAAMTHEPIYIPVTTSLLVALERFKESKLHMAFVINEYGGFEGVLTPTDLLEMIAGDLNEGHDDDRLMIVRREDGSFLVDGRADLVELGDAIGEDFETGSGYHTVAGLILYKLGRFPKEGEIVTLGRFRVEIVDMDERRIDKLLFHNS; translated from the coding sequence ATGCTGCTCTTTGCTGGTGCCGTTGTCCTGCTCCTTGTGGTGCTGAACGGCATCTTTTCCATGTCCGAACTGGCCGTGGTCTCCTCCAAACGCCCCAAATTGCAAAGTCGCGCCGAACGCGGCGACAAAGGCGCCGCCGAAGCGCTCAAACTGGCCAATGACCCCAACCGCTTCCTGTCCGCCGTCCAGGTTGGCATTACCCTGATCGGCATTCTGGCCGGCGCCTATGGCCAGGCCACCGTGGCGGGCGAACTCGACAAGCTGATCAATACCATTCCCCTTCTGATGCCGTATTCGGAAGCCATATCGACCGGCATTGTCGTCGTCGTCCTGACCTATCTGTCGCTGATCGTCGGCGAGCTGGTGCCCAAGCGCCTGGCCATGCTGTTCCCGGAACGCATCGCCGGTGTGGTGGCGCGGCCGCTGAACCTGATGTCGCTGGTTCTTGGGCCGTTTGTCAGCCTGCTGACCGGCTCGACCTCGTTGGTGTTGAAACTGATGGGCATCCGCGATGAAAAGGGCGAGGCCATCACCCAGGAAGAGGTCGAAACCACCCTGGCCGAGGGCATGGGCGCCGGCCTGATCGAGCCCGGCGAAAAGCAGATGATGACCGAGGTGATGCGCCTGGGCGACCGCACTGTGCGCGTGGCCATGACGCCGCGCACCGAGGTCTATCGCGTGTCGATCGACGAGGCGGATGTCATCAGCCAGATCCGCGATTGTCCGTATTCGCGCTTTGTCGTCGTGCGCGGCCAGGACATGGAAGAGCCGGTCGGCGTGGCGCACAAGCGCGACATCGCCGATGCCCTGCTGGCCGACAAGCCGCTCGACCTGGCCGCCATGACGCACGAGCCGATCTATATTCCCGTCACCACCTCATTGCTGGTGGCGCTGGAACGCTTCAAGGAATCGAAGCTCCATATGGCGTTCGTGATCAATGAGTATGGCGGGTTCGAGGGCGTGCTGACGCCGACCGACCTGCTGGAAATGATCGCCGGCGACCTCAATGAGGGCCATGACGACGACCGCCTGATGATCGTACGCCGTGAGGACGGGTCGTTCCTGGTTGATGGCCGCGCCGATCTGGTCGAACTGGGTGATGCCATCGGCGAGGATTTCGAGACCGGCAGCGGCTATCATACCGTCGCCGGCCTGATCCTCTACAAGCTGGGGCGCTTCCCGAAGGAGGGCGAGATCGTCACCCTGGGGCGCTTCCGGGTAGAGATTGTCGATATGGACGAACGCCGCATCGACAAGCTCCTGTTCCACAATAGCTGA
- a CDS encoding cache domain-containing protein, translating to MLSRSLPVKIALISAAALALVFGTSSFILSQGTSHSLTRQTDALQADVAEKEANTVRNRLDQAATVADDIAASALAIKSTGLTERSAQDALLKALLEKHPDILGTYTAWEPNALDGKDAQFAGTPGHDASGRYVPYWNRGTGSVIREILLDYDKPGAGDYYLRPKNEGRAVAMEPYVYPIAGKDVLMTSFTRPLTIDGQFVGIAGVDVDLGSINTELGAIKPFDTGLVALITKGGLVVSYPNAKAAGKAIKDFDAGTAEAAAKAIASKKTVKFDAKGPDGKPSALSRLADRRRRHRGYLGGRRPGAGRHAQRPVSITITASCWAFRCCASSSRPA from the coding sequence ATGTTGTCTCGCTCTCTGCCGGTGAAAATCGCGCTGATTTCCGCTGCCGCGCTCGCGCTCGTTTTTGGCACCAGCAGTTTCATATTATCGCAGGGCACCAGTCACAGCCTCACCCGCCAGACCGATGCGCTCCAGGCCGATGTGGCCGAAAAGGAAGCCAATACGGTCCGCAACCGGCTCGACCAGGCCGCCACTGTCGCCGATGATATCGCCGCCAGCGCTTTGGCCATCAAATCGACCGGCCTGACCGAAAGATCGGCGCAGGACGCCCTGCTGAAAGCCCTGCTGGAAAAGCACCCCGACATTCTCGGCACCTATACGGCATGGGAGCCCAATGCACTGGACGGCAAGGACGCCCAGTTCGCCGGTACGCCCGGTCATGACGCCTCCGGCCGCTACGTGCCCTACTGGAATCGCGGCACTGGCAGCGTGATCCGTGAAATCCTTCTCGATTATGACAAGCCCGGCGCTGGCGATTATTATTTGCGCCCCAAAAACGAAGGCCGGGCCGTCGCCATGGAGCCTTACGTCTATCCGATCGCCGGCAAGGACGTGCTGATGACCTCCTTCACGCGGCCGCTGACCATTGACGGCCAGTTCGTCGGCATTGCCGGGGTGGATGTCGATCTCGGCTCGATCAATACCGAGCTAGGCGCCATCAAGCCCTTCGATACCGGCCTCGTGGCACTGATCACCAAGGGCGGACTGGTCGTCAGCTATCCGAACGCCAAGGCGGCGGGCAAGGCGATCAAGGATTTCGACGCCGGCACCGCCGAGGCCGCCGCAAAGGCCATCGCTTCCAAAAAGACCGTGAAATTCGACGCCAAGGGGCCGGACGGCAAGCCCTCGGCGCTATCTCGCCTCGCCGATCGCCGCCGCCGGCACCGCGGATACCTGGGCGGTCGTCGTCCAGGTGCCGGTCGCCACGCTCAACGCCCAGTGTCGATCACAATAACCGCTTCATGCTGGGCATTTCGCTGCTGTGCATCCTCGTCTCGGCCGGCCTGA
- the rpsD gene encoding 30S ribosomal protein S4 has translation MSKRHSAKYKLDRVMGENLWGRPKSPVNKRSYGPGQHGQRRKSKISDFGTQLRAKQKLKGYYGNITEKQFLRTYEEADRRKGNTSENLVGLLESRLDAVVYRAKFVPTVWAARQFVNHGHVLVNGKRVNIASYRVKAEDVIEVRERSRNMALVLEALQSPERDVPDYIELDAKGMKARFVRMPELAEVPYPVKMEPNLIVEYYSS, from the coding sequence ATGTCGAAGCGCCACAGCGCCAAGTACAAGCTCGACCGCGTCATGGGTGAAAACCTTTGGGGCCGTCCCAAGTCCCCCGTCAACAAGCGCTCCTATGGCCCCGGCCAGCACGGTCAGCGCCGCAAGTCCAAGATCTCCGATTTCGGCACCCAGCTCCGCGCCAAGCAGAAGCTGAAGGGTTACTACGGTAACATCACCGAAAAGCAGTTCCTGCGCACCTACGAAGAGGCCGATCGCCGTAAGGGCAACACCTCGGAAAACCTGGTGGGCCTGCTGGAATCGCGCCTGGACGCCGTCGTCTACCGCGCCAAGTTCGTGCCGACCGTCTGGGCGGCCCGTCAGTTCGTCAACCACGGCCACGTCCTGGTCAATGGCAAGCGCGTCAACATTGCTTCCTACCGCGTGAAGGCGGAAGACGTGATCGAAGTCCGTGAGCGTTCGCGCAACATGGCCCTGGTTCTCGAAGCCCTGCAATCGCCTGAGCGCGACGTGCCGGACTACATCGAACTGGACGCCAAGGGCATGAAGGCTCGTTTCGTCCGTATGCCGGAACTGGCCGAAGTGCCGTACCCGGTCAAGATGGAACCGAACCTGATCGTCGAATATTACTCCTCGTAA
- a CDS encoding HAMP domain-containing protein — protein sequence MLGISLLCILVSAGLIFFVLYSLVGKPLNSLKGSFDKMAGGDHNADVPEARRIDEIGLIGKAVMAFREGLRTKAHAESEAEIQRQARPSANVTRP from the coding sequence ATGCTGGGCATTTCGCTGCTGTGCATCCTCGTCTCGGCCGGCCTGATCTTCTTTGTCCTCTATTCACTGGTCGGCAAGCCGCTCAACAGTCTCAAGGGCAGTTTCGACAAGATGGCTGGCGGCGACCATAATGCCGATGTACCGGAAGCCCGCCGCATCGACGAAATCGGCCTGATCGGCAAGGCGGTCATGGCCTTCCGTGAAGGCCTGCGCACCAAGGCCCACGCCGAATCCGAAGCCGAAATTCAGCGTCAGGCCCGGCCGAGCGCGAACGTCACCAGGCCATGA
- a CDS encoding DUF4242 domain-containing protein: MMKRYVIERDIPGVGKLDGEGLQAAACTSNEALAKLGGRVQWMESFVADDKTFCIYLAESPEAVQEHARISGFPANKVTEIHSRIDPMTAVG; encoded by the coding sequence ATGATGAAACGCTATGTGATCGAACGCGATATCCCCGGTGTTGGCAAGCTCGATGGCGAGGGGCTGCAAGCCGCCGCCTGCACCTCGAATGAGGCGCTGGCAAAGCTGGGCGGCAGGGTGCAGTGGATGGAATCCTTCGTTGCCGACGACAAGACCTTCTGCATCTATCTGGCGGAAAGCCCAGAAGCCGTCCAGGAACACGCCCGTATCAGCGGCTTTCCGGCGAACAAGGTGACCGAAATCCACAGCCGCATCGATCCGATGACGGCCGTGGGCTAG
- a CDS encoding CDGSH iron-sulfur domain-containing protein, which yields MAEPQPGKAETKGYENGQAPTVEYAEGKEVIIEFEAKRCIHARFCVLQQPGVFKANVVGPWIAPDDADCADNLVATAQNCPSGAIQYKRKDGRPQELPPLVNLIQVRENGPNAFRGELTLDGQPIGYRATLCRCGRSKNKPFCDQSHKEGNDPFLATGEPETGDVTALEVRNGPVNINPQKNGPLRLSGNLEVLSGTGRTIRKAQALQLCRCGHSGNKPYCDGSHARVGFISE from the coding sequence ATGGCCGAACCACAACCCGGAAAAGCTGAGACCAAAGGGTATGAGAACGGCCAGGCGCCGACGGTAGAATATGCCGAGGGCAAGGAGGTGATTATTGAATTCGAGGCGAAGCGCTGCATTCATGCCCGTTTCTGCGTGCTGCAACAGCCCGGCGTCTTCAAGGCCAATGTGGTGGGGCCGTGGATAGCCCCCGATGACGCCGACTGCGCCGACAATCTGGTGGCCACGGCGCAGAACTGTCCTTCAGGCGCCATCCAGTATAAACGCAAGGATGGCCGGCCACAGGAACTGCCGCCTTTGGTCAACCTGATCCAGGTCCGCGAAAACGGCCCGAATGCCTTTCGCGGTGAACTCACCCTCGATGGCCAACCGATCGGCTACCGCGCCACGCTTTGCCGGTGTGGCCGCTCGAAGAACAAGCCTTTTTGCGACCAGTCACACAAGGAAGGCAACGATCCCTTCCTGGCCACGGGCGAACCGGAAACCGGCGACGTGACCGCGCTGGAGGTGCGCAATGGCCCCGTCAATATCAATCCGCAAAAGAACGGCCCCTTGCGCCTTTCCGGTAATCTGGAAGTGCTGAGCGGCACCGGTCGGACCATCCGCAAGGCGCAGGCGCTCCAGCTCTGCCGCTGCGGACATTCCGGCAACAAACCCTATTGTGACGGCAGCCATGCGCGGGTGGGTTTTATCAGTGAGTAG
- a CDS encoding ferritin-like protein has translation MPADTSVSEPVIDVRTREELIFLLAEAAEIEHNLMCCYLFAAFSLKTEADGLTPEQAKVVAGWRRDIIAIAVEEMGHLALVANITIAVGGTPHFGRPNFPIAAGYHPSGVVVELHPFNKSTLDHFIYLERPEGDTRPDGAGFEAVKQTYDRNMDGVRLMPNGQDYATVGHLYRGIRKGLADLSARLGEEHLFIGDMSLQVGPDLTPLPGLKIVKCLKTALAACDTIVDQGEGAAGDNARSHYNRFMAMCDAYHQMEAADPAFAPSRPVAKNPLMRKGPERSDAVWVDAPEAAAVMDLANAIYNVMLRALSQGFADNDPVRKRVFIDVSIDGMYALSPVAEHLTRLKASTTVPDVTAGMSFATLRDVTPLPDGKPSLRFIAERLEELSEGARKALHGELAEGTASRLATLAKKLRDIHAPTLKEKNRHGRTTTRKS, from the coding sequence ATGCCGGCAGATACCTCCGTTTCCGAGCCCGTTATCGATGTCCGCACCCGCGAGGAACTGATCTTCCTGCTGGCCGAGGCGGCGGAAATCGAGCACAACCTGATGTGCTGCTATCTCTTCGCGGCCTTTTCCCTGAAAACCGAAGCCGACGGCCTGACACCCGAACAGGCGAAAGTGGTGGCCGGCTGGCGGCGCGACATCATTGCCATCGCCGTGGAGGAAATGGGTCATCTGGCCCTGGTCGCCAATATTACCATCGCGGTTGGCGGCACGCCGCACTTCGGCCGGCCGAACTTCCCCATCGCCGCCGGTTATCATCCCTCCGGCGTGGTGGTCGAACTGCACCCCTTCAACAAGTCGACACTCGATCACTTTATCTATCTCGAACGCCCCGAAGGCGACACCCGGCCCGATGGCGCCGGTTTCGAGGCCGTAAAGCAGACCTATGACCGCAATATGGATGGCGTCCGCCTGATGCCGAACGGCCAGGACTACGCCACGGTTGGCCATCTCTATCGCGGGATCCGCAAGGGACTGGCCGATCTCAGCGCCCGGCTGGGCGAGGAACACCTGTTCATCGGCGATATGTCGCTCCAGGTTGGCCCGGACCTGACACCCCTGCCCGGCCTGAAGATCGTCAAGTGCCTGAAGACGGCGCTGGCCGCCTGCGACACCATTGTCGACCAGGGCGAAGGCGCCGCCGGTGACAATGCGCGTTCGCACTATAACCGCTTCATGGCCATGTGCGACGCCTACCACCAGATGGAGGCCGCCGATCCGGCTTTTGCACCGTCTCGTCCGGTGGCGAAGAACCCGCTGATGCGCAAGGGCCCGGAACGCAGCGATGCCGTATGGGTCGATGCGCCGGAAGCCGCGGCGGTAATGGACCTGGCCAACGCCATCTATAACGTGATGCTGCGCGCGCTTTCCCAGGGCTTTGCCGACAATGACCCGGTGCGCAAGCGCGTCTTCATCGATGTCTCGATCGACGGCATGTACGCCCTGTCGCCCGTGGCCGAACACCTGACGCGCCTGAAGGCATCGACAACCGTGCCGGATGTCACGGCGGGGATGAGCTTCGCCACCCTGCGCGACGTAACGCCCCTGCCCGATGGCAAGCCTTCGCTGCGGTTCATCGCCGAGCGGCTGGAAGAACTGTCCGAAGGCGCGCGCAAGGCGCTGCACGGAGAGCTTGCCGAAGGGACCGCCAGCCGGCTGGCGACGCTGGCAAAGAAACTGCGCGATATACATGCGCCGACACTGAAGGAAAAAAACCGTCATGGCCGAACCACAACCCGGAAAAGCTGA
- a CDS encoding S-(hydroxymethyl)glutathione dehydrogenase/class III alcohol dehydrogenase: MKTRAAVAFAANQPLEIVEVDLEGPRYGEVLVEIKATGICHTDAYTLDGLDSEGIFPVILGHEGAGVVLEVGEGVTTLKPGDHVIPLYTPECRQCKSCLSRKTNLCTAIRATQGKGLMPDGTTRFSYKGQPIYHYMGCSTFANHTVLPEIALAKIRDDAPFDKACYIGCGVTTGVGAVVNTAGVEPGANAVVFGPGGIGLNVIQGLKMVGADKIVGVDINNNKKEWGERFGMTHFVNPKEIDGDIVAHLVELTGGGADYTFDCTGNTTVMRQALEACHRGWGESIVIGVAEAGKEISTRPFQLVTGRVWKGSAFGGARGRTDVPKIVDWYMDGKIEIDPMITHTLPLERINEAFDLMHAGESIRSVVVF, translated from the coding sequence ATGAAAACCCGCGCCGCCGTCGCCTTTGCCGCCAACCAGCCGCTGGAGATCGTCGAGGTCGACCTGGAAGGGCCGCGCTACGGCGAAGTGCTGGTCGAGATCAAGGCCACCGGCATCTGCCATACCGACGCCTACACGCTCGACGGCCTCGATTCGGAGGGCATCTTCCCGGTCATTCTCGGCCATGAAGGCGCCGGCGTGGTGCTCGAAGTGGGCGAGGGCGTCACCACCCTGAAGCCCGGCGATCACGTTATCCCGCTCTACACGCCGGAATGTCGCCAGTGCAAATCCTGCCTGTCGCGCAAGACCAACCTGTGCACCGCCATCCGTGCCACGCAAGGCAAGGGGCTGATGCCGGACGGCACGACGCGCTTTTCCTACAAGGGTCAGCCGATCTATCACTATATGGGCTGCTCCACCTTCGCCAACCACACCGTCCTGCCGGAAATCGCCCTGGCCAAGATCCGTGACGACGCCCCGTTCGACAAGGCGTGCTATATCGGCTGCGGCGTGACCACCGGCGTCGGCGCCGTGGTCAATACGGCCGGCGTCGAGCCCGGCGCCAATGCCGTGGTCTTCGGCCCGGGCGGCATCGGCCTCAATGTCATCCAGGGCCTGAAGATGGTCGGCGCCGACAAGATTGTCGGGGTCGATATCAACAACAACAAGAAAGAATGGGGCGAGCGCTTCGGCATGACCCACTTCGTCAATCCGAAGGAAATCGACGGCGATATCGTCGCTCATCTGGTCGAGCTGACCGGCGGCGGTGCGGATTACACTTTCGATTGCACCGGCAACACCACGGTCATGCGCCAGGCGCTGGAAGCCTGCCATCGCGGCTGGGGCGAGAGCATCGTCATCGGCGTGGCCGAAGCCGGCAAGGAAATCTCCACCCGTCCGTTCCAGTTGGTCACCGGCCGCGTCTGGAAGGGCTCGGCCTTTGGCGGCGCGCGCGGCCGCACCGATGTGCCGAAGATCGTCGACTGGTACATGGACGGCAAGATCGAGATCGACCCGATGATCACCCACACCCTGCCGCTGGAACGCATCAACGAGGCCTTCGACCTGATGCACGCCGGTGAGAGTATCCGTAGCGTGGTGGTGTTCTAA
- a CDS encoding methyl-accepting chemotaxis protein, whose amino-acid sequence MSALAAEFERSVGSIVKAVGEASGEMKTSAEALNAIASRTSGQTTSIASATEQAATNVRTVAAASEELSSSIHEITSKAQMSSTIAQQAVEQANLSDARIRDLEAAAGKVGEVVNLIQAIAQQTNLLALNATIEAARAGDAGKGFAVVATEVKTLAAQTAKATEDISSHIGTIQSATSGTVEAIQSIRATIDEMNQIAQAITINMEQQGAATADIARNVHEAAQGTDEVASHVHAMAEATQETGHASNLALDTASRLVEQSAQMREQITQFVARVRAG is encoded by the coding sequence ATGAGCGCGCTTGCCGCCGAATTCGAGCGCTCGGTCGGTTCGATCGTCAAGGCGGTCGGGGAAGCCTCCGGCGAGATGAAAACTTCCGCCGAGGCGCTGAACGCCATTGCCTCGCGCACCTCCGGCCAGACCACCTCCATCGCTTCGGCCACCGAACAGGCCGCCACCAATGTCCGCACCGTGGCCGCCGCTTCGGAAGAACTGTCAAGCTCGATCCATGAGATCACCTCGAAGGCGCAGATGTCTTCCACCATTGCCCAGCAGGCGGTCGAACAGGCCAACCTCTCCGATGCCCGCATCCGCGACCTGGAAGCCGCTGCCGGCAAGGTCGGCGAAGTGGTCAACCTGATCCAGGCCATCGCCCAGCAGACCAACCTGCTGGCCCTCAACGCCACCATCGAAGCCGCCCGCGCCGGTGACGCCGGCAAGGGCTTCGCCGTGGTCGCCACCGAAGTGAAGACTCTCGCCGCCCAGACCGCCAAGGCGACCGAGGACATCAGCTCGCACATCGGCACCATTCAATCGGCCACCAGCGGCACGGTCGAGGCCATCCAGTCGATCCGCGCCACCATCGACGAGATGAACCAAATCGCCCAGGCCATCACGATCAACATGGAACAACAGGGCGCGGCCACCGCCGATATCGCCCGCAATGTACACGAGGCAGCGCAAGGCACGGACGAGGTTGCCAGCCACGTTCATGCCATGGCCGAGGCCACGCAGGAAACCGGTCATGCCTCTAACCTGGCGCTGGATACGGCCTCGCGGCTGGTCGAGCAATCCGCCCAGATGCGCGAGCAGATCACGCAGTTCGTGGCCCGGGTCCGGGCCGGCTGA
- a CDS encoding aldo/keto reductase encodes MRYRPFGRSGLALSTIGLRLKSELHGRNTALMQKLIISALENGINTYHFDSLDPAFLRVAADAFSVVDRKLLFISVNAHEPLRAGDPDAYALPPLKERLRGAIKDSGLQWLDLLYFAQPGAGSLPDDSLNFLYSLQKSKMLRFLGGMGETDDLSELIASGLYSVIQTSFDIDSSWDKRRKIDDAVVRDMNVIATDFYPATYRKAADVVPKEARRGFFGGKPKNPLAGAGTHAFLHQTPDWTPEELCLGYALSQPSMSCILIDAESPEHLEALAEVPERHLPSSVPAQIEMARFNERAHKLAGG; translated from the coding sequence ATGCGTTACCGTCCCTTCGGCCGTTCCGGATTGGCGCTTTCCACCATCGGCCTGCGCCTGAAATCCGAACTTCACGGCCGCAATACGGCCCTGATGCAGAAGCTGATCATTTCAGCACTGGAAAACGGCATCAATACCTACCATTTCGACAGTCTCGATCCGGCCTTCCTGCGGGTCGCCGCCGACGCCTTTTCCGTGGTCGATCGCAAGCTGCTGTTCATTTCAGTGAATGCGCACGAGCCATTGCGGGCGGGCGATCCTGACGCCTATGCCCTGCCCCCACTCAAGGAACGCCTGCGCGGCGCCATAAAGGACTCGGGCCTGCAATGGCTTGATCTGCTCTATTTCGCCCAACCTGGCGCCGGCAGCTTGCCGGATGACAGCCTGAACTTCCTCTACAGCCTGCAAAAATCGAAAATGCTGCGTTTTCTGGGCGGGATGGGGGAGACGGATGACCTGTCGGAATTGATTGCCTCCGGGCTTTACAGCGTCATCCAGACCAGTTTCGATATCGATTCAAGCTGGGACAAGCGTCGCAAGATCGATGACGCCGTGGTACGCGACATGAACGTCATCGCTACCGATTTTTACCCGGCCACCTATCGCAAGGCGGCTGATGTCGTGCCGAAGGAAGCCAGGCGCGGCTTCTTTGGCGGCAAGCCCAAAAACCCGCTGGCCGGCGCCGGCACCCACGCCTTCCTGCACCAGACGCCCGACTGGACGCCGGAAGAACTGTGCCTGGGTTATGCGCTTTCCCAGCCCAGCATGTCGTGCATCCTGATCGATGCCGAAAGTCCGGAACATTTGGAAGCCCTCGCCGAGGTGCCGGAACGCCACCTGCCCTCTTCGGTGCCGGCCCAGATCGAGATGGCCCGCTTCAACGAACGCGCCCATAAGCTGGCGGGCGGTTAA
- the grxD gene encoding Grx4 family monothiol glutaredoxin, with product MSAESDVNTFIDTTIKGHDIVLFMKGTPDQPRCGFSSLVVQVLDHLGAQYIGVDVLQDNDLREGIKTYSDWPTIPQLYIKGEFIGGADIVREMFQSGELKTALADQGLIEA from the coding sequence GTGAGCGCAGAGTCTGACGTCAACACCTTCATCGACACCACCATCAAGGGACACGACATCGTCCTCTTCATGAAGGGCACGCCCGACCAGCCGCGTTGCGGCTTCTCCTCACTCGTCGTGCAGGTGCTCGATCACCTGGGCGCTCAGTATATCGGCGTCGATGTGCTCCAGGACAATGACCTGCGCGAAGGCATCAAGACCTATTCCGACTGGCCGACCATACCGCAGCTCTACATCAAGGGGGAATTCATCGGCGGCGCCGACATCGTCCGCGAGATGTTCCAGTCGGGCGAACTGAAGACAGCCCTGGCTGATCAGGGCCTGATCGAGGCTTGA
- the fghA gene encoding S-formylglutathione hydrolase, whose product MEFVSQHRVYDGILYFIRHDSAATQSSMSASVFVPDVAEKRTDAPFPALYWLSGLTCTANNFTEKAGAYRKASELGLIIVAPDTSPRGTAADDEAHDLGQGAGFYVDATQVPWKPNFQMETYITQDLIAAIKANFPADPKRRGILGHSMGGHGALTLAMNHPHLYKSVSAFAPISSPSRAPWGQKAFAAYLGNDHDAWERHDAAILMAKGMAAPFDDILVDQGLSDPFLENQLMPDLLEQAAATAGQKLTMRYHEGYDHSYYFIQSFIDDHIAFHGARLR is encoded by the coding sequence GTGGAATTTGTCTCCCAGCATCGCGTCTATGACGGCATTCTCTATTTCATCCGTCATGACAGCGCCGCCACGCAATCGAGCATGAGCGCCAGTGTCTTCGTGCCGGACGTGGCGGAAAAGCGCACCGACGCCCCGTTCCCGGCGCTCTACTGGCTGTCGGGTCTGACCTGCACCGCCAATAACTTCACCGAAAAGGCCGGCGCCTATCGCAAGGCGTCCGAACTGGGCCTGATCATTGTCGCGCCCGACACCAGCCCGCGCGGCACCGCCGCCGATGATGAAGCGCACGATCTGGGGCAGGGCGCCGGCTTCTATGTCGACGCCACCCAAGTCCCCTGGAAGCCCAACTTTCAGATGGAAACCTATATCACGCAGGACCTGATCGCCGCCATCAAGGCCAATTTCCCGGCCGATCCGAAGCGACGCGGCATACTGGGCCATTCGATGGGCGGACATGGCGCGCTCACATTGGCGATGAACCATCCGCATCTCTATAAATCGGTCTCGGCCTTTGCCCCGATCTCATCACCCAGCCGCGCCCCGTGGGGCCAGAAGGCCTTCGCCGCCTATCTCGGCAATGACCACGATGCCTGGGAGCGCCACGACGCCGCTATCCTGATGGCCAAGGGCATGGCCGCACCGTTTGATGATATTCTCGTCGATCAGGGCCTAAGCGATCCCTTCCTTGAAAATCAACTGATGCCCGACCTGCTCGAACAGGCCGCCGCCACCGCCGGCCAGAAACTGACCATGCGCTATCATGAAGGTTACGATCACAGCTATTACTTCATCCAGAGCTTTATCGACGACCATATAGCCTTTCACGGCGCGCGGCTGCGGTGA